AATAAAACTTTATATTTTTAGACAAATATCTgttaatttttactttttataaaatcacttaatAAAATTAGTTTTATTCAACTCTAAGATCACTTACTTTTTAAGTTGAAATAAGGCCCAATatttgaaaatgagaataaacATAAGGTACCGTATTTATAATTATTGATAAAAATAAAGGTATTTTAGAATACCTCATTCTTCTCCTTTTATCTCACCCTCATACCAGAATTGAACCCTTGACATGGAAGAGTTGTTTTTTAACAACTACCATGAAGCCAACATTTCTAGTGATATTTGATTGcatgttttattttataataccATAAAGATCCAAGCTCACATACTGTGAGGTGTGACTTGTGACATAGACCCACTTGTTTTTATTTGCATGTTTTATTTATAATACCATAAGATCCATGCTCATTTCTCCTGACTAGTTTCTTTTTGCTAGGCTACAACATTGGTGGAATATCACTAAACTATTCTCATATTATATAATTTCTAATTTTTCAATCCATTCACAGATAGGAACGTTAACGAAGACCTTAAATTTGGCATTGAAATGTCTGAAAGATTGGATGTCCGGCAAAAAGGTAAGAATTGTATCTActgattaaaataaaaaaatatgaaatttgcATAACTTAATCAAGACATGAGAAATCATAGATTTATAGTGACTAATATATAAATTTGTTATGATAGGCTAAATTGCCACAGATAGCATTGCTTACCAGTGCTGAAATTGTTCCTGAGCCTCTGGGTCTTGTCCTCATAATTTCTTCTTGGAATTTCCCCTTTGGTGAGTTACATTCTACATAATTCCCATTTGATGCTTTCCAATgtgaattttaaaaaaagttggGTATGAACAGTTTTATGGTTttcatgtttgaaaattcttcaACAATTGATTTAAAtgttagaatcaattctagggTGAAGTTTGCGTGAGTAGCTTCTAGCTGTCAGAACTGATTCAGGAGAaatagaagttgatccaaacatgctaaaaGAGGTTTTTCATTGGGTTGATATATTTGCAAAATCAATTTCATCTAAATCAAGATaacaaaccctaaaccctaaagccTCACATATTTCTTGGCTACCAACAAAATCTAGTTTATTGCTATATCTATATCATATTCTATAGCTAATTAAGGTTTCTTCATTGAGCTGATGATGAACAAACACTGATCCTCTCAATTGAAAAACAAACACAGGACTTTCCCTAGAGCCACTGATAGGAGCAGTAGCTGCTGGAAACGTAGCGGTTTTGAAGCCTTCAGAGTTATCTCCTTCATGTTCCTCTCTGCTTGCCTCTGGTCTTGCCACTTACTTGGACAATGAAGCTATTAAGGTGATTGAAGGGGGAGCAGTGGAGTCCCAGCAACTACTACACCAAAGATGGGACAAAATCTTCTTTACAGGTCAACAGCATCAGTTTTTttatatcttcttcttctttcatgttTTAACCCTTTGTAATTGTAAATTTGTAATAGCTTTTGATGATGGTTTTGTGAATGTCAAAAACTAATATCAGGAAGTGCACGTGTCGGGCGGATTGTGATGTCCGCAGCTGCGAAGCATCTGACCCCTGTCACTCTGGAGTTGGGTGGAAAATGCCCTGCAGTTGTTGattccctttcatcttcatGGGATTTAGAGGTGTGTTGATTCATCCTTTGTTCATGTCATCACACCAATGTCTCTAAGTGTGACTAAAATGAGAGAGAAGTTTTAGTGACCCTTAAGTGGTTTGAATGGCCACAGGCATttcaaaataaaagttaaatgAATATCTTCTTATGGATTGAGTTGAAAGGCCTTTCAAATTGTGTTCAGCTTGGGTACAAATACTCACTTAGTTTATTAAGTTGATTAGTGATTTTAGTTAACAAAGTCATACTTTCTGGCAATCAAAAGGTGGCTGTGAAGCGGATTATGGTGGGGAAATATGGAACTTGTGCTGGTCAGGCATGCATAGcagttgactatgtccttgtgGAAAACAGATACTGCTTAAAACTGGTAACACCTCTTAAATTTTAAGCTCTCAGATTAACTGCTCTGTGTTTCTTGATATTGTATTTCATTAGGGGCTTGTGATTGcttttggttttttcttttaggtggaactgatgaaggtCTGGATCAAGAAAATGTTTGGAGAGGTCCCACAACATTCCAACAGTATTGCAAGGATAGTGAATGAAAAACACTTCTTCAGATTGAAGAATCTTCTGACTGATCAGAAGGTCCTAAAATCAGTGGTTTATGGTGGCTCCGTGGATGAAGAAAACTTGTAACTATCACCCTTCTCTTTCACAAACTAGTTACTCGTATAAGACTCCTGTTTCCATTATACTTATAATGTGTTGGGAGAGTTTATTTAAGATTATTTTATAGTATAAGATGGTTTGACTTTATTTTCATTAGCTGCTCAGATGAGCTTATAAAATAAGCGTCTATACTTAGTTATAAGTTCTTTTGAGCTTACTTCAGTTTTCAAATAaacttatgaataagtgcttatTTGATAAGCGTTTGTGGCAGTAAGCTCTCAAACACGTTTACCTGAACACACTTTTAGTAGCGTATGAAGTTACTGCATTAATAGCAAGACATTTATGCCTTACTTGActtcttcttttttactttGAAGAAAGGTCagaaaattttggttttgcagcaTTTACTGAGTTAAAGAAATCATCATATGCTCAAATTTGTGCAGATTTATTGAGCCAACGATTTTGGTGAATCCCCCACTTGATGCAGCGATCATGTCGGATGAAATTTTCGGCCCACTACTTCCAATTATTACTGTAAGATTCATGCAAATTAATGTGTCAATAAACTTTCAATAATTTTTCTATCAGCAGTGTGTAGAATAACTAACTTTCTTAGTTTGTGTGTAACCTTACATGTTCTTTTTTTCCTGTGAACAATTGCAGCTGGATAAGATTGAGGACAGTGTTAATTTTATAAACTCAATGCCTAAACCTCTTGCCCTTTATGTTTTCACCAAAAACAAAACACTGCAGAACAGAATGATATCTGAAACATCATCTGGCAGCTTGATGTTCAACGATTCAATGCTACAAGTAATACACTATTAAGTATTTTCTGATAATCTTTTTGCAGATACATGACTTGTTCCTTTTCATATACTTGACTTGGTGTGTATCTTTTCTGTGTGCAGTATGCAGCTGATACTCTACCATTTGGAGGAGTAGGTGAAAGTGGGTTTGGAATGTACCATGGAAAGTTCTCGTTTGACACATTCAGCCACCACAAGGGAATTGTGAGAAGGAGTTACCTCACAGATTTTTGGTATAGGTATCCTCCATGGACACTGAACAAGTTTCAGCTACTTGAGGTCTCGTACAATTATGATTATCTTGGATTGCTCCTTGTCCTGCTTGGTTTAAAGAGACCATCCAAACATAAGATCATGCCTTGCTAGATGGTGCTTTACACTTAAACTGCTTGTAAGACTTAAAAAGATATGGTTAGTGTGATTAGCAAGTTACAACTTAACCATTAATCTGTCTATGTAATGTTTATGTTCAATTTCATATAAAAACTCATGTGAGAGAAGCATGCACAAAGTCATGTGCACTATATAAGCCACTACTTACTTTGTAGCTCACTGATCAATCCAATTTTCTTCTGTCACTCAACGTCTTGTTTATTCTCGTGATTCTCCTCCATTTAATCTAATGCGAGAAGAGATGGAATGGAACACAATGAAAGCACAATTGAATCACATGTTGTCAAGAAGTGATTATGAGAGTTCTCATCGCGTAACCAAACACGCTATTGATGATTTTACTATTATTTGGCTATTGTTTTTACAATTTGTGATGCAAGTAAGTGGCGACAACTCATATAGCTTATGTTGAAGTGAAAATAAACAAAGTATGCAGAAAAGACAAATTAATAAATTCATCCACATCATGGAGATGGCTGGTAGGGGATGGAGACAGGAAACTAGATGAAGTTTCTGATTCAAGGTCAGAATTTCTTGCAGAAAACTTTTGCCTTATTCATTCATGGATATATTTATAATCATTTATGGCCAACTTCTAACAAATTGAGTCACAACTTACTTATCAGTATTCTCTCTAAGAGTTAATCCCTCTGGACATGATAAGAGATGCTAATTCCAAAACTCATTATTGTTAGTGGTGACATGATATTTATtacaataaacaataaacagTAACTTATTGGTCAATAATATATGAAAGAGGCCATCATTCAGAAGGGATGGAAAAGTTTTTCTACTCTTTTTAGTGTTTAATGCAACCACATAATTTCAAACTGTTAGTTAAGTAGGATTAATCCTGCTAATTTCATCGTGGTTTTCGGacgagtttccaaacatgcactttatACCTTTCTTTCGTGTTACATGCTTCACCTTGATTTTCTCCCTTCCTATCATCTACATGAGGTGTAAATTTGCATAAAAATTAGTGTAAGACACCCATGCTTGGATCTTAATATTGGTATAAAATCAGACTTGGAAGGCGTATCTTATTGATATTCAGTATTTAATGTTGACTGTACATATATCACCATCAACATTATCATATAGGCCATTGCCCATGCGAGTATTGGTCCATTGAGTCTTCTTGTCTTTTCTGTATGCATTGTTATAAAATGTTTGGATTAACTTCTGTTCcatcagaattaattttgaaacaCAGAAGCTACTCATAGAAGGGTTCACCCCataccagaattgattctaacttcagaatcaattgtagaatagTTTTCAATTAAACATGACTTAGTAGGCCAACCTcaagttaaaatttgagaaGTTCTTGTAGTAttcaccccccccccctcctACACCAAGATCATAGTGAATGACAGAATGGAAAAGGGACCCCCATGATTAGTTGAACAGATATAAATACTAGAACTCAGCTAGTAGATTGAGCAGCATATGCATCCATGGGGGCCATGGGAACTTTGGAGAGAGACCTCTATAACATGAGGGAGTATTATGAAAATGGAAACACATTAGAAGCTTCTTGGAGAGAATCACAACTCAAAGGGTTGCGTCGTTTCCTCGTAGAGAAAGAGGAAGATATGTTGAACGCCCTCTTGCATGATTTAGGGAAACACCACATGGAAGGTTATAGAGACGAGGTATATATGATATCTTGCATGTATTTCTTTCTAAAACGTGTCGTACATCACTTTTTTGTCTAACCAATCATGAGAAAGAAAGATTAAATACTTCTTTTTGATATAAAGATATTAAAATTTATCTATTACTTTCTTTTAGATATATTATATCTTAttattgttctcatgatttgtAGGAAAATATTTGGTTTGATTATTGGATCCATTTTTGCAGGTTGGAACTGTAATGAAGTCCTTAAATCTTGCATTGAAGTGTGTGAAAGTTTGGATGTCTGGCAAAAAGGTAAGATCAATGTTTGTTCCTTCAAATACAATATACAAAAATTGTTACTATAACTTTATCATGACAAAAACATGTGAAGTGATTAATGGCAATATTTATTTTGACAGGCAAAATTGCCACAGATAGCATTGCTAACAAGTGCAGAAATTGTCCCTGAGCCTCTTGGTCTAGTCCTCATTATTTCATCTTGGAATTTCCCTTTCGGTAAGTCATATTATATACTTGTTGGTTAGAAGTTACAAATCTGGTTCATGGCTACTCTATGATGTATAGCTAATAAGTACATTTCTTCTTTTAGCTAACACATTGGTGATTGATCCTCTCAATTCACAAAAACACAGGACTTTCCCTTGAGCCACTGATAGGAGCAGTAGCTGCTGGAAATGTAGCAGTCTTAAAGCCTTCAGAGTTATCTCCTGCATGTTCTGCTCTACTTGCCTCTACTCTTGTAACATACTTGGACAGTAAAGCCATTAAGGTGATCCAAGGGGGACCAGAGGAATCACAGCAACTACTGCAGCAAAGATGGGACAAAATCTTCTTCACAGGTCAAGAGGATCagttttatatattttcttcttcctcatgtTTTGACCCTTAGTAATTGTTTTGATGACGATTTTGTGAATGTGAATTGTGAAAAACTAATATCAGGAAGTGCACGAGTGGCGAGCATTGTAATGTCTGCAGCTGCGAAGCATCTAACCCCTGTGACTCTGGAGCTGGGTGGAAAAAGCCCTGCAGTTGTGGACTCCCTTTCCTCCTCCTGGGATTTAGAGGTCTGTTACTTCATTTTTGTTTCATGTGACCCTTAAGTTTATTTCGTGTGTGTTCGGTTATTCATTTATATCAGTTCCTCAAGACAAAAACTAAACCAAACGCTTCTTATGGATTGAGTTGAAGTATGTTCGGTACGCAAGCACATTTAGATTATTAAGTTAATTATTGATTATAgttaataaagtgatactttctGGCAATCGAAGGTAGCTGTGAAGCGGATTGTTGTAGGGAAATTTGGAACATGCGGTGGTCAAGCATGCATTGCGGTCGACTATGTACTTGTGGAAAATAGATACTGTTCAACTCTGGTAATTCTCTTCAAATTTGAGgatttggttaaaaaaaaaattgtagctTCATTTTCATTCTGTTAACAAAATTGCTACTTTTAACATATCTGTGTTTCTTGATATTGTACTTGACAAGGAGCTGTGCTTATTCTTTGGTTTTCTTCTAGGTGGATTTGGTGAAGGTTTGGATCAAGAAAATGTTTGGAGAGAACCCAAAACATTCCAACACTATTGCGAGGATAGTGAATAAGCA
This portion of the Lotus japonicus ecotype B-129 chromosome 3, LjGifu_v1.2 genome encodes:
- the LOC130747311 gene encoding aldehyde dehydrogenase family 3 member F1-like isoform X2, which gives rise to MKSLNLALKCVKVWMSGKKAKLPQIALLTSAEIVPEPLGLVLIISSWNFPFGLSLEPLIGAVAAGNVAVLKPSELSPACSALLASTLVTYLDSKAIKVIQGGPEESQQLLQQRWDKIFFTGSARVASIVMSAAAKHLTPVTLELGGKSPAVVDSLSSSWDLEVAVKRIVVGKFGTCGGQACIAVDYVLVENRYCSTLVDLVKVWIKKMFGENPKHSNTIARIVNKQHFFRLKNLLADQKVKESVVYGGFMDEENLFIEPTILVDPPLDAAIMSEEIFGPLLPIITVEKIEESIKFIKSMPKPLALYVFTKNQSLQKRMITETSSGSVTFNDAILLYAADSLPFGGVGESGFGKYHGKFSFDAFSHQKAILRRSYLSDFWYRYPPWTLNKFQLLEVSYNYDYVGLLLVLLGIKRLSNRRSYLAT
- the LOC130747312 gene encoding aldehyde dehydrogenase family 3 member F1-like yields the protein MAITTMELERELHNMRQYYASGKTKEACWRESQLKGLRRFLMEKEEAIFNALYRDLGKHRMEAFRDEIGTLTKTLNLALKCLKDWMSGKKAKLPQIALLTSAEIVPEPLGLVLIISSWNFPFGLSLEPLIGAVAAGNVAVLKPSELSPSCSSLLASGLATYLDNEAIKVIEGGAVESQQLLHQRWDKIFFTGSARVGRIVMSAAAKHLTPVTLELGGKCPAVVDSLSSSWDLEVAVKRIMVGKYGTCAGQACIAVDYVLVENRYCLKLVELMKVWIKKMFGEVPQHSNSIARIVNEKHFFRLKNLLTDQKVLKSVVYGGSVDEENLFIEPTILVNPPLDAAIMSDEIFGPLLPIITLDKIEDSVNFINSMPKPLALYVFTKNKTLQNRMISETSSGSLMFNDSMLQYAADTLPFGGVGESGFGMYHGKFSFDTFSHHKGIVRRSYLTDFWYRYPPWTLNKFQLLEVSYNYDYLGLLLVLLGLKRPSKHKIMPC
- the LOC130747311 gene encoding aldehyde dehydrogenase family 3 member F1-like isoform X1, translated to MGAMGTLERDLYNMREYYENGNTLEASWRESQLKGLRRFLVEKEEDMLNALLHDLGKHHMEGYRDEVGTVMKSLNLALKCVKVWMSGKKAKLPQIALLTSAEIVPEPLGLVLIISSWNFPFGLSLEPLIGAVAAGNVAVLKPSELSPACSALLASTLVTYLDSKAIKVIQGGPEESQQLLQQRWDKIFFTGSARVASIVMSAAAKHLTPVTLELGGKSPAVVDSLSSSWDLEVAVKRIVVGKFGTCGGQACIAVDYVLVENRYCSTLVDLVKVWIKKMFGENPKHSNTIARIVNKQHFFRLKNLLADQKVKESVVYGGFMDEENLFIEPTILVDPPLDAAIMSEEIFGPLLPIITVEKIEESIKFIKSMPKPLALYVFTKNQSLQKRMITETSSGSVTFNDAILLYAADSLPFGGVGESGFGKYHGKFSFDAFSHQKAILRRSYLSDFWYRYPPWTLNKFQLLEVSYNYDYVGLLLVLLGIKRLSNRRSYLAT